One stretch of Bos indicus x Bos taurus breed Angus x Brahman F1 hybrid chromosome 22, Bos_hybrid_MaternalHap_v2.0, whole genome shotgun sequence DNA includes these proteins:
- the LOC113880578 gene encoding cytochrome b-c1 complex subunit 1, mitochondrial encodes MAASAVCRAAGAGTRVLLRTRRSPALLRSSDLRGTATYAQALQSVPETQVSQLDNGLRVASEQSSQPTCTVGVWIDAGSRYESEKNNGAGYFVEHLAFKGTKNRPGNALEKEVESMGAHLNAYSTREHTAYYIKALSKDLPKAVELLADIVQNCSLEDSQIEKERDVILQELQENDTSMRDVVFNYLHATAFQGTPLAQSVEGPSENVRKLSRADLTEYLSRHYKAPRMVLAAAGGLEHRQLLDLAQKHFSGLSGTYDEDAVPTLSPCRFTGSQICHREDGLPLAHVAIAVEGPGWAHPDNVALQVANAIIGHYDCTYGGGAHLSSPLASIAATNKLCQSFQTFNICYADTGLLGAHFVCDHMSIDDMMFVLQGQWMRLCTSATESEVLRGKNLLRNALVSHLDGTTPVCEDIGRSLLTYGRRIPLAEWESRIAEVDARVVREVCSKYFYDQCPAVAGFGPIEQLPDYNRIRSGMFWLRF; translated from the exons ATGGCGGCTTCCGCTGTTTGCCGGGCAGCTGGCGCCGGGACGCGAGTGCTGCTACGCACCCGCCGCTCG CCGGCCCTGCTGAGGTCGTCTGACTTGAGGGGCACCGCCACCTACGCCCAGGCTCTCCAGAGCGTGCCAGAGACGCAGGTCAGCCAGCTGGACAACGGGCTGCGAGTGGCCTCGGAGCAGTCTTCCCAGCCTACCTGCACG GTGGGGGTATGGATTGATGCTGGCAGCCGTTACGAGAGTGAGAAGAACAACGGGGCTGGCTACTTTGTGGAGCATCTGGCTTTCAAG GGAACAAAGAATCGGCCTGGCaatgccttggagaaggaggtggagagCATGGGGGCCCATCTTAATGCCTACAGCACCCGGGAGCACACGGCTTACTACATTAAGGCGTTATCAAAGGACCTGCCAAAAG CTGTAGAGCTCCTGGCCGACATCGTGCAGAACTGCAGCCTCGAGGACTCCCAGATTGAGAAGGAGCGGGACGTGAtcctgcaggagctgcaggagaatGACACATCCATGCGGGACGTGGTCTTCAACTACCTGCATGCCACGGCCTTCCAGGGCACACCTCTAGCCCAGTCCGTGGAGGGGCCCAGTGAGAATGTCAG GAAGCTGTCGCGGGCAGACCTGACCGAGTACCTCAGCCGGCATTACAAGGCCCCCCGAATGGTGTTAGCAGCAGCTGGAG GGCTGGAGCACCGGCAGCTGCTCGACCTTGCCCAGAAGCACTTCAGCGGGCTCTCCGGGACATACGACGAGGACGCTGTGCCTACCCTCAGTCCGTGCCGCTTCACTGGCAGtcag ATCTGCCACCGTGAGGACGGCCTGCCTCTGGCCCACGTGGCCATCGCAGTGGAGGGGCCTGGCTGGGCCCACCCGGACAACGTGGCCCTCCAGGTGGCCAACGCCATCATTGGCCACTACGACTGCACCTACGGTGGCGGAGCG CACCTGTCCAGCCCACTGGCTTCCATTGCTGCGACCAACAAGCTGTGCCAGAGTTTCCAGACCTTCAACATCTGCTACGCAGACACCGGGCTGCTGGGCGCACACTTCGTCTGCGACCACATGAGCATCGACGACATGATGTTCGTCCTGCAGGGCCAGTG GATGCGCCTGTGCACCAGTGCCACAGAGAGTGAGGTGCTCCGGGGCAAAAACCTCCTCCGAAACGCCTTGGTGTCTCATCTGGATG GCACCACTCCCGTGTGTGAGGACATCGGACGCAGTCTCCTGACGTACGGCCGCCGCATCCCCCTGGCCGAGTGGGAAAGCCGGATTGCG GAGGTGGACGCCAGGGTGGTGCGTGAGGTCTGCTCCAAGTACTTCTACGACCAGTGCCCGGCAGTGGCTGGATTTG gCCCCATTGAACAGCTTCCAGATTATAACCGGATCCGTAGTGGCATGTTCTGGCTGCGCTTCTAG